The following are encoded in a window of Candidatus Margulisiibacteriota bacterium genomic DNA:
- a CDS encoding M20/M25/M40 family metallo-hydrolase: MINKRRLVNSFKQLVRIDSLSLREAGAAKWVQRELRALGIRTRQSGHLTGGEIGNLIAFVPGQGVKSPRVMINAHLDTVSPGKKIKPVERHGVIRPDGGTILGADNKAGVVAIVEILRVLKERKLKHPPLVVIFTVAEEIGLLGAKVLPDKALQADFGLTLDGGVVEKVVNQAPTQYNLTATIIGRAAHAGIHPEDGVNAIKVASEAIAGMKLGRIDPETTANIGVIKGGKATNIIPDEVELRGEARSHSRRKLQRQVEHMERLLFKAARKYRARLKLKVERIYRSFELSPSSQVMRVVLAGMRAAGVLPIIKPTGGGSDANVFNERGLPTVILGVGAHNVHTTREQIKISDLVRGTEMVLKIITGAAEWKKRK; the protein is encoded by the coding sequence ATGATCAATAAACGCCGACTGGTTAATAGTTTCAAACAGCTGGTCCGCATCGACAGTTTGTCTTTGCGTGAAGCCGGAGCGGCCAAATGGGTCCAGCGTGAACTTAGGGCGCTCGGGATCCGTACCCGGCAGAGTGGCCATTTAACCGGGGGCGAGATCGGCAATCTGATCGCCTTTGTCCCGGGTCAGGGAGTGAAAAGTCCCCGCGTGATGATCAATGCCCATCTGGACACGGTCTCTCCGGGAAAAAAGATCAAGCCGGTCGAGCGGCACGGTGTTATCCGCCCGGATGGCGGCACGATCCTGGGCGCGGATAATAAGGCCGGAGTAGTCGCGATCGTCGAGATCCTCCGCGTCTTAAAAGAGCGGAAGCTTAAACATCCGCCACTGGTCGTGATTTTTACCGTCGCAGAGGAGATCGGCTTGCTGGGGGCGAAGGTCCTGCCGGATAAGGCGCTGCAGGCTGACTTTGGCCTGACACTCGACGGCGGGGTGGTCGAGAAGGTCGTCAATCAAGCGCCGACGCAATATAACTTGACGGCGACGATCATCGGCCGGGCGGCCCACGCCGGGATCCACCCGGAAGACGGGGTCAATGCCATCAAGGTGGCCAGCGAGGCGATCGCCGGGATGAAGCTCGGCCGGATCGACCCGGAAACGACCGCTAATATTGGCGTGATAAAGGGTGGTAAGGCGACCAATATCATCCCGGATGAAGTGGAACTGCGCGGCGAAGCGCGCAGTCATAGCCGGCGCAAACTGCAGCGCCAGGTCGAGCATATGGAGCGGTTACTTTTCAAAGCGGCCCGCAAGTACCGGGCGCGGCTCAAGCTGAAAGTAGAGCGGATATACCGTTCTTTCGAGCTTAGCCCTTCGAGCCAAGTGATGCGCGTTGTCCTGGCGGGGATGCGCGCGGCCGGTGTTCTGCCGATCATCAAGCCGACTGGCGGCGGGTCGGATGCCAATGTCTTTAACGAGCGCGGCTTGCCGACCGTGATCCTCGGGGTCGGTGCCCATAACGTGCATACGACGCGCGAACAGATCAAAATTTCTGACCTTGTCCGGGGGACGGAGATGGTCTTGAAGATCATTACAGGAGCGGCAGAATGGAAGAAAAGAAAATAA
- the thiL gene encoding thiamine-phosphate kinase produces the protein MKLAQLGEFGLIELLAKQIGKPASKNVLIGIGDDAAAIKLQTSNFKHQNKSKITKQKLQKLLLITTDTFVENVHFKTKGISYKALGEKVLAANISDIAAMGGVPTYALVTIGASKNFQAENIELLYSGLKQLARKYQIDIIGGDTISSPKELIISVTLLGEVEQRQLMTRGGAKPGDLVLVTGEFGGPAAQKYRVICLPAGTACYALRVTEAQTIARSRLATAMIDSSDGLMRSVREICRQSRTGAKIWTELVPRAAGATPDQALNGGEEYELVLTAPKNKAIKLMELVRRRTGTKVTVVGAIAPKSAGITPANAKGYEHFK, from the coding sequence GTGAAGCTAGCGCAACTCGGAGAATTCGGTCTGATCGAACTGCTGGCCAAGCAGATCGGCAAACCAGCCTCGAAGAACGTGCTGATTGGGATCGGGGATGATGCCGCAGCGATCAAACTTCAAACATCCAACTTCAAACATCAAAACAAATCCAAAATCACAAAACAAAAACTACAAAAGTTATTGTTAATTACCACTGACACGTTTGTGGAGAATGTTCATTTTAAGACCAAGGGTATTTCTTATAAAGCTTTGGGTGAAAAAGTGCTGGCGGCCAATATTTCCGACATTGCGGCGATGGGCGGGGTGCCAACTTACGCTTTGGTGACGATCGGGGCGAGTAAAAACTTCCAGGCGGAAAATATCGAGCTCCTCTACAGCGGGCTCAAACAGCTGGCCAGAAAATACCAGATAGATATAATCGGCGGCGATACCATCTCTTCCCCTAAAGAACTTATCATTAGTGTTACTTTGCTGGGAGAAGTTGAACAACGGCAACTAATGACCCGCGGTGGGGCGAAGCCGGGTGATCTGGTCCTGGTGACCGGCGAGTTCGGCGGCCCAGCCGCTCAAAAATATCGCGTTATCTGCCTGCCGGCAGGCACGGCGTGTTACGCGTTACGCGTTACTGAAGCGCAAACTATTGCCCGCTCCCGTTTAGCTACCGCCATGATCGACTCGAGCGACGGGCTGATGCGTTCGGTCCGGGAGATTTGCCGGCAGAGCCGGACAGGTGCTAAGATTTGGACAGAGCTGGTGCCGCGGGCCGCCGGAGCGACCCCGGACCAGGCGCTGAACGGCGGGGAAGAGTACGAGCTGGTCTTGACCGCGCCAAAGAACAAGGCGATCAAGTTGATGGAACTGGTGCGGCGCCGGACCGGCACCAAGGTGACGGTGGTTGGAGCGATCGCCCCAAAAAGCGCCGGGATCACTCCAGCTAACGCCAAAGGGTACGAGCATTTTAAATGA
- a CDS encoding NUDIX hydrolase, with protein sequence MEEKKISGEVVFSGRLIKVESDRVKLSDGVEATREVVHHPGAVAIMAITAEDELVLVSQFRYATGETLLELPAGVPAKGESGEEAARRELTEETGYLAAHIQKLWEGYSSPGYSDEKIAFFMASGLTRAAQRPDEDERIEVELVDMAACLELARSGTIKDSKTLIGIQLAGLWQRGEWE encoded by the coding sequence ATGGAAGAAAAGAAAATAAGCGGCGAGGTCGTTTTTTCCGGACGCTTGATAAAAGTCGAGTCTGACCGGGTCAAGTTGTCTGACGGCGTTGAAGCGACGCGCGAAGTGGTCCATCATCCGGGGGCGGTGGCGATCATGGCTATTACCGCTGAAGATGAGCTGGTCTTGGTTAGCCAGTTCCGTTACGCTACCGGCGAAACTTTGCTCGAACTGCCGGCCGGCGTGCCGGCCAAAGGGGAGAGCGGGGAAGAAGCCGCCCGGCGCGAGCTGACGGAAGAGACAGGTTACCTTGCGGCGCATATCCAAAAATTGTGGGAAGGTTATTCTTCGCCCGGTTATTCTGACGAGAAAATAGCCTTTTTCATGGCCAGCGGGTTGACCCGGGCGGCCCAAAGGCCCGATGAAGACGAGCGGATCGAGGTCGAGTTGGTCGATATGGCCGCCTGCCTGGAATTGGCCCGGTCCGGGACGATCAAAGATAGCAAGACACTGATCGGGATTCAGCTGGCCGGACTCTGGCAGCGGGGGGAATGGGAGTGA